Part of the Rhodococcus sp. OK302 genome is shown below.
AGCCGCGCATGACGCGTCGACGCGTAGTCATCGGTCAGGACAAGAGTTGAATCGTCGGCGCGCCCGATCATGACGGGTTGTGCACCCAACGTGATGCGAGTGCCGGCAAGGGCGCCCTGTGTGACCACCAGATATCGAGGAACCTTCGTTTTGCCGAGTGACGGAAGGACTTTTCCGGCGCGGGCGTACCGCGCGGGAACCCGAACTCCGGAGCCGGCATAGATATCCGACCGCAGGGTGCGCAACACCGCCCAGACGAACAGCCACAAGAGGAGCAGGAAGCCTGCCCGTGTGAGTTGCAGAATCAGGCCCTGCACGGCTGTCCACCTCCTTCTATGGCTTGATCCCCAGCAGCGGGGTTCAAGCATTGTCGACTGGCAGCATCATAGGGGGCACGGAGCCCCGAAAGAGCACGATACTGACACGGGTGTGGCGGCGCCGCGCCGACGGACCGCCCTATGTTCGATTGTTATGTAGAAAATTCCGAGCAAACCTTTTTCGGCCCGGGAGTGGCGCTCAGAGGATGCGCACCAAGATCTCGGAGTGACCAGCGCGGACGATGTCGCCGTCCGCGAGCTGCCAGTCCTGAACCGGCGCGCCGTTAACCGTGGTGCCGTTGGTGGAACCGAGATCGGACAGCATCGCCGTCCGGCCGTCCCAGCGGATGTCGATGTGGCGACGTGAAACACCGGTGTCGGGAAGGCGGAACTGAGCTTCCTGCCCACGGCCGATGATGTTGCTGCCGTCGCGAAGCTGGAAGTGGCGTCCGCTGCCGTCTTCGAGTTGCAGCGTTGCCGTCAAAGCCTGCTGTGCTGCGGGCGCGTATCCGCCCTGGTTGTAGCTCTGCTGCGCGTACGACTGAGTCTGGTCGTAGTTGGCGCCCTGGTCGTAGCTGCCCTGGTCGTAGGACTGGGCGTCGTACGGCTGCTGGTTGTAGGCCTGATCGTTGTAGGGCTGCTGGTACGCCTGCTGTTCGTTGTACGGCTGCTGCGGGTTGGCGTTCTGGTCGTAACCCTGCTGGTCGTAACCCTGCTGGTCGTAACCCTGCTGCTCGTAGCCGCCCTGGTACGCCTGCTGCTGGTAGGCCTGATCGTTGTAGGGCTGCTGGTACGCCTGCTGATCGTTGTACGGCTGCTGGGTGTAGCCCTGCTGGTCGTAGCTGCCCTGGTACGCCTGCTGATCGTTGTACGGCTGCTGGTAACCCTGCTGCTCGTAGCCCTGCTGGTTGGGCGCCTGGTTCAGGTTCTGGTTGGGGTACGCCTGCTGATCGTCGCCCGTGCGGTAACCGTCGCCTCGGTCGTAGCCGTTCTGCGGCGGAGCGCCCTGACCCTGCGGCGCGGGGTAGCCGCCGCCTTGCGCAGCGGCAGATCCGCTGTCGTCATGTGAGTATCCGTTACGAGCCGGCTGCTGATCGGGCTGGCGACCAGCCGGTTCGCGGCTGGATTCGTAGCCTGAGTTCTGCGTCATGGTGCCGGCTCCTGGTTGTGACGGGACTGGATTCGAAACAGGGGGAACGATAGGGGCAGGTCGCTGTTGCGGCGCTTGCGGTGGGGCTTGCGGTGGCCGCGACGACACCTGCGGAACGTTGGACCGAGGGGATGCCGGCTCGGCATCATCGTCCGGGTCGACAGTGCCGCGGGTACGGAACTGGCCGGTGTGGAGCGTAGGCGAAGGCTCGAAAGTTACAGAAATATCGCCGTATGTCTGCCAGCCCTGATCGCGGATGAAATCCTGCAAATGCCGGCTGAAAGCCTTGATGGTGAGGTCGCGGTCGGCCGCCAACTCTTCGTGATCCGAATTGTTGATGGTGATGACGTAGTGGTTGGGAGCAAGAAGGATGCCACCGCCGAGGTGTTCGACGCGGTCCCGTGCTTCCTGTTGAAGCGCGGCCTCTACTTCTTGCGGCACGACGCCGCCGCCGAAGACACGTGCGAATGCGTCACCGACAGCACCTTGTAGCTTTCGTTCAAATCGCTGAACGATGCCCATTGGGCTCTCCTCTCGCTTCGCATCAAACGGGTGCGGAAATGCTCGGCAACTAGCACCGGCACCGCCGAATCGCGTGTCGTCCAAACTGCTGTTCAGGTTCCACGGTACTGTCAAACGTCGGCTCAGCAGTACCTGGTTGTGGTTCCTGCATGATATCGGTTCCACCCTTTGCAATGCGCTGTGTTCTTCGTTTCAGGTACTGACCTGCACGAATAGTGGTTTCAAATCTCATCGTGATAATGTTTCGACGTTGCCCGGGCGGGTGGCGGAATGGCAGACGCGCTGGCTTCAGGTGCCAGTGTCCTTCGGGACGTGGGGGTTCAAGTCCCCCTCCGCCCACAAAACAAAGGCCGCGAATCCTCACAGGATTCGCGGCCTTTGTGTTTGTCTGGGGGGGGCCGCCGTCGTGCCAGATCGTGACTCGGTCTCCAACTGCTGTGATGCCGCGAGGCTAGTCCCTGAGTGTCAACATGCGCTGGCATGCAGCGGGGGTCGCGCGGGCGTCGAGGGAAACAATTCTGATCACACCGAGGGTGCGTCGCCAACGGGTCGTTTGGTTGGTACGCGCCAGCTGCTCAGAGCTGCTACCTACTTTCTGTGCCGAGGGAGGAACGGATCGCTGTCGAGGCGGCAGAGATGGATTTCGCACGTCTCGCCGCTGACAGTTTGTCGTTGCGTAGTCGATTCCGAAACGCGTCGACGGCAGCGGTCCTCTCCCGACCACTTGGGTAGTTCCACCGATCCGCCAACATGGTGGCTGAGAAATCCAGCAACCTTGAGCTCTCGATTGCTGATGAATTTCCGTTAACGTAATCGTCAATGTATAAAGCAAGCATAAAACTATTTAATGCCCACGCGCTTTCGTGTCCACTTATCGCCTTTTCGGTTTTCTCAAGCCAGCCAGGTTCCTTAATTGAGTAGAGAAGCATGGATGTGCTAACTGCATTCATTCTATCTTCGAAGAATTCCGTATTGTTTGATATCTTATCCAATGTGACTAATAGTTTTCGCGAAGAGAGTGAATTTTCGATACCTCCCGCTACGATTGCGCAAGGAATGATCTGTAACAGCTCGGTAAGAAGTTCGGCGTGTTCTTCGAAGAATTCCGTATCAGTCTCTTTGAGTTCATCTATAATACTCTTCTGTAGATCAATGAATAGTTGATCTTCGCTTAAGAGTCCAAGTAGAGATCCCCATCCGTGCACCACTCGCTCAAGAAGATCCTGTTTCTTCTTCAAGTCGCGAACTTCATCCGAGTCGCGTACCACGGCGGATGCAGTGTCGAGAGCTGACCGAAACCTGGAAAGGTAGGATATTTCTGATTCATCTAGCTCAGGAAAGGGACTCGGATCGCTGTCTGAAAGTGAATCCAACGGATCCATGGATGTTTCGTGAAGATTTGCTTCTTCTGTTTTTGAGTCAAATCCTCCTTCGGTATCATCGTTGATATATTTCACCAAGGAAACCGGCGCATCCATTTTGCTCAGATCCTCATAGACCGGAGGAGAATTAGTACCATCCTTAAAGTCTGATATCAGATCGGTCATCACTTGAATTACGCGCTCATCGCGCCGCATCAGTGCAGCATAGTGCCGTACCACCGGAGCGAACCGCAGCGGATTTAATAGAATGAAATCCAAAAAATCCGGTTCGCGTTGCGCCCATTTTGCTGCGAATAGATGTAAGTAGCTACTTCGGGCAAAGGAAACACCTCCGGATCGAATTGATATCAACCTCTTTTCCGCGAACTCGCGAAGCATATCTGTGGCCGTCTCTGGCCACGCATATGCATTTATGAGTTCACTTATTTTCTCTATTGCTTCACTTTCCGGGAGGATACTGCATTCGCGACGGAAAAAACTCTCGGAAAGCGCCGAGAGGGCGGTGATACTTTGCTCAGCTCCGACGGAGTGCCGAGTGTCTACGGTAGGGTCTCCTCGTCCAACTAGAAGGTTTATGTATTGATCCAAAATTCCAGTTGGAGACGCTTCTGAATTAATTACCTCACCTTTGAGGAGTATAGATATTAGCAAAGTGATGGTAAATGGATTTCGCGGGAGCCGTTCAGCCCGTAATACAGACACAATTTTTTGGGTTACGGAATGGTGCGATAATGGAGCTGCGATTTTTGCTAGCGCAGTTACATCTGAGAAATTTAACTTGCCTACGTACCTGACTTTGCATTCAATTCCTAGGTTCTTTAGCCTGTCTGCAATCTCTGCTTCATCCCCCGTCCTGCATCCAATGAAAAAGTCGGCAGTAGCGGTATTCGATATCTCAATGAGCGTGTTATTGGAAATTTTAGAAACGTACGGCGAAAAATCGTCAATTGCAACTGCCAATTCGGGAAGATCGTCCAATCGACCCTCTATGATGCCTTTATCAAGAGCTTCGCGGCGTAAGAGTCTGTTGAGCGGTTTAGCGCCGGGTTGTCTTTCGTCAAAAGATATATAGATTGGAATTTTAGTGGAAGAAAGCTCCGAGGCGCGAATGGCCAGCCATTTTAGGGTGGTTGTTAGTCCGGAATGTTCGTCACCAACAACTATAGTAACTCCTTTTTGTGTGCATTCGGTGTCTGGGTCAAGGCGTTTTACGCGGGCATCCTCATGTTCACCGTTTTGGTTGATGTACTCAGCGTGAGGCACAGGGAGAAGGATTGGGGGAAGGGCTATTGAATTTAAGCTAATCCCGTCCGAAAAATCCGTTTCCTCGGTAAGTCGAGTAATATTCTGGAGGCAGCCGATCATATCAACTCGAGCCTCAAGTGGGATGTCCCGAACTATACCTGCCGAGTTCTTTTTCGATTGCTCGGATTCAATCTGAAGTCCGGCTATAAAATTGGGAAAATCATCGTACTGCTCTCCATATGAAATGGTTTCTATGTTGGAGTTTACATGTACTTTCCTGAGCTCGGATACTTCATTTTGACGGCACAGTCGGTAGTGCTCGATCTCCGATGCTGGAAAGGTCTTCAAATGCCATTCAAGAAGCTTCGAGAAGTTTGGATCATCCAGTCCCGACCCGAACCCGATATATATAATGGATTTGGTGGCGGATAGCGCCTGCTGAAGGACTTGATGTGCAGAATCGGCTAGTACATCGTGATAGTCAGTGGACGACAGTACAACCGAGTCCCTGTTTGTCCAAACCCCATGAAGATGCACTATGTCGTTCGTTTTTGCACTAATCGCTGCTTGAAATCCGGCAATATTAGTGCGATCAACGGTTGCGCGATTCAATCTCTGCTCCAGCAGAGTGTCATAATTTGTTGTCAATACCACGCAGGCTAGTGCCCCAATGGCATCAATCCATTCTCCGCTTTCGACTTTTAGCGAACCTACAGTCGATCTAAGCCAGTTCGCGGCAGCTTGTTCGCCTAATGCATCAATCTTCTGTGCAACCAGCGTCGCGGCGCTCATAAGCAGGGATATGTCGTCGTCCTGAATTCCAGATTCTAATACATTCTGTGTTGCCGCTTCCCATTTTGTCATGTCTTTTTCGGAATTTTCTACAACATATCTCATTCCCGATCGCAGTAGTCCAATCCATGTAGCGTTTGGATCTCGGTTTGACGCTGAGGCTGAGACGCCCGCTCCAACTATTACGACAGTGCGACCTTCGGTCAGTGCTACTCGGAGGCGATCAACGGCTGTGTCCATGCAAGTCCCTACCTAGGTGAATGTACTCTCTGTACCATAGTCTCTAGATTAGATAATTTCATCGTTATGGTCAAAATAGACAGTTCTGTCTGGTGATTATGCAGTGGCAGTGATAATTTTCTTGGTTGTGCGTGATGTTCAGATCGTTTCTGATGTGTCAGTATGGGGTTGATTGACGACATTGAAACGAAGGGTTGCATAGCGGAACTTTCATGTATTTTCAATATCATTTAGGCTATCCCAAGCTAAGGTCCCTAAGCGTGCACTAAGTGGAAAAGGTTGTGGGGTTGCGAAGACAACCTGAAGGTTGTGTCATTATGGATCCCGCATTAATCTGGACATTATTGACTGGAATAATAGTTCGTTAGGGAAGAAAGATATCGGCTATCATCCTGAGTTTATGTTGGTGGGTGAGTCCGATTGTCGGCAGGTGGGCACACTGCGTCCATGGTCGCCGACTATCGGCCGAGGTGCCTGATTTACGCGCTATGTCGTCCCCGTGGGGACGTTTCAGTTCCGCGACTTCAGGGCTGCACGCGCTGCGTTGTAGCCACCCATCCCGTGGACGCCGCCGCCCGGGGGAGTTGCCGACGAGCAGAGGAAGACGCCCGGAACTCCGGTCGCATAGGGATTGAGCCCGAATCTGGGGCGGGCGATGATCTGCCGCGCAGTGTTCGCCCCCGCCGAGATGTCGCCGCCGACGTAGTTGGGGTTGTAGGCCTCCATCTGGGGAACGCTGCGAACGTGGGTGCCGACGATCCGGTCCCGAAATCCCGGAGCGAAGCGTTCGATCTGCCGAGTGATCGACTCGGTAACATCGCCCGAATAACCATGTGGGACATGTGCATACGACCAGACGGGATGAATATCGCCGACGGATCGTGATGGATCGGCCAGGAATTGCTGACCCAACAGGATGAAAGGCTTCCCGGGCATCTGACCCCGGACGGATCGACGTTCGATGGCAGCGATTTCCGGCATCGTTCCGGCCAGATGCAAGGTTCCGGCTTTCCGGGCGTGGGGATTGGTCCACGGTACGACGCTTCCATCGGAGTCACCGCGCACGGCGTAGTCAACCTTGTAGGCCGCGGGACCGTAGCGGTATTTGCGGTAGGCCCGTGCAATGCGATCAGGCTGCCGACCGTCGAGGAGTCGCGCTGCGGCGTCGGGGGCGAGGTCGAGCATCACGATGTCGTAGCCGGCGAGTTGGGAGTAGTTGGTGACCCAGTTTCCGGTTTCGATCGTGCCGCCGAGGCTGCGCAGGATGGAGGCCAAAGCAGTTGCGATAGATCCTGAACCACCTTGTGCGACAGGCCAACCGTGTGCGTGAGCGCCGGCGCCGAGCATCAATCCGACCGCGCTGGACAGCGGTGCATTTAATGACCCGAACATATGCGCCGCGACGCCGCCGAATAGAGCCCGAGCTTGTGGGGTCTTGAACAGCCGAGCGAAACCCGTCGCGGGAAGCAGGGCACCCGACCCGAAACGCGCGAGCATCAGCGGGTGCTTCGGAAGGTGCACGATCGGCTGGAAGACGTCCTGCACCAATTCGTCGAAGTTCTCGGAGAGATATCCGAAGACGCTGAGCCACTTCTTGCCGTCGACACCCAGTCCTTCTGCGGTTCGATTGATATCGCGCCACAGAACCCCGGCGGTGCCGTCGTCAAGCGGGTGAACGAGGTCGATTTCGGGCCACAGCCAGGTCAGTCCGTGATCGGCGAGACTGAAGTCCCGGTCGAGTTCCCTGAAAAACGGGGAGGCCAGAGCGGTGGGATGAAAAGCGGAGCAGTCGTCGTGGATGAGTCTGTCGACGATGTACTCACTGCTGCGGGTGCCGCCGCCGATCTTGTCGGCGCCTTCGATGACATGGACCTCGACGCCGGCGCGTGCGAGTTGGATCGCTGCGGCCAGACCGTTGGGGCCGCTACCCACCACGACTGCAGTTGTCATTGCACCTCGTTCCCTTGCCGTGAGCGTACGCAAATCACATCAATGGCATTAGTTGCACAGAAAAGTGAGGACAACCCCTTGGTTGATCGCTCAACTTTTGTTAGAGTTCCAAGCACACTGGCCGCAGCTGATCTTTATCGCTGCGGCCAGTTGTTGCATTTATCGCCCTTTTGTCTCCCGCATAGCCTGCTTGCCTGGGGATTCGGTATCCTGTGAAGCGGAACTTTCTGCACGAAACGCAGCCCTGAATCTCTTCGAGGCGCTCTCGGGCGTCAGCATCGTCGCAGCTCAGAGCAAACATAGTGCTACCTTAGTTGCGCACATGCCGGGGTTCTGAATTATCGTTTTTGTTACACGGTTGTCTCTCAGACGTTTCAACCCGGTACTGACACATCGTCGTGTCAGTGCTCTCTACTGACTTGCATTGCAAGTTGATGACCATCAGCGTTGCTGGTCGTCGGTGCATCTTTATGGCATACGAAGGCTAGGTATGAAGCAACTTCCAGGCCCCCAGGGCCTCTATCACCCGTCCAACGAGCACGACTCCTGTGGTGTCGCGTTTGTTGTCGACATGCATGGTCGCCGCAGTCGAGACATCGTCGAAAAGGCGATTACGGCTCTGGTGAACCTCGAGCACCGCGGCGCTGCCGGCTCCGAACCCAACACGGGTGACGGCGCGGGCATCCTGCTGCAGGTTCCCGACAAGTTCTTCCGAGCTGTCGTGGACTTCCCGCTGCCCGCCGAAGGCGCGTACGCAACGGGTATGGCATTCCTGCCGCAGGCCGACACGGATGCTCACGAGGCCGCTGCTGCGGTCGAGAAGATCGTCGTCGAAGAGGGCCTGACGGTTCTCGGCTGGCGTGACGTCGGAACCGACGATTCATCGCTTGGCGCATTGGCGCGCGACGCGATGCCGACGTTCCGTCAGATCTTCATCGGCTCCGAGGGCGACAAGTTCACGGGCATGGACCTCGAGCGTCGTGCTTACGTCGTGCGTAAGCGCACCGAGCACGAACTCGGCTCGGCCGGCGCCGGCAAGGGTGGCCCGGGTAGCGAGACTGTGTACTTCCCCAGCCTCTCCGGCCAGACGTTTGTCTACAAGGGCATGCTGACGACCCCGCAGCTCAAG
Proteins encoded:
- a CDS encoding phytoene desaturase family protein — its product is MTTAVVVGSGPNGLAAAIQLARAGVEVHVIEGADKIGGGTRSSEYIVDRLIHDDCSAFHPTALASPFFRELDRDFSLADHGLTWLWPEIDLVHPLDDGTAGVLWRDINRTAEGLGVDGKKWLSVFGYLSENFDELVQDVFQPIVHLPKHPLMLARFGSGALLPATGFARLFKTPQARALFGGVAAHMFGSLNAPLSSAVGLMLGAGAHAHGWPVAQGGSGSIATALASILRSLGGTIETGNWVTNYSQLAGYDIVMLDLAPDAAARLLDGRQPDRIARAYRKYRYGPAAYKVDYAVRGDSDGSVVPWTNPHARKAGTLHLAGTMPEIAAIERRSVRGQMPGKPFILLGQQFLADPSRSVGDIHPVWSYAHVPHGYSGDVTESITRQIERFAPGFRDRIVGTHVRSVPQMEAYNPNYVGGDISAGANTARQIIARPRFGLNPYATGVPGVFLCSSATPPGGGVHGMGGYNAARAALKSRN
- a CDS encoding DUF3662 and FHA domain-containing protein: MGIVQRFERKLQGAVGDAFARVFGGGVVPQEVEAALQQEARDRVEHLGGGILLAPNHYVITINNSDHEELAADRDLTIKAFSRHLQDFIRDQGWQTYGDISVTFEPSPTLHTGQFRTRGTVDPDDDAEPASPRSNVPQVSSRPPQAPPQAPQQRPAPIVPPVSNPVPSQPGAGTMTQNSGYESSREPAGRQPDQQPARNGYSHDDSGSAAAQGGGYPAPQGQGAPPQNGYDRGDGYRTGDDQQAYPNQNLNQAPNQQGYEQQGYQQPYNDQQAYQGSYDQQGYTQQPYNDQQAYQQPYNDQAYQQQAYQGGYEQQGYDQQGYDQQGYDQNANPQQPYNEQQAYQQPYNDQAYNQQPYDAQSYDQGSYDQGANYDQTQSYAQQSYNQGGYAPAAQQALTATLQLEDGSGRHFQLRDGSNIIGRGQEAQFRLPDTGVSRRHIDIRWDGRTAMLSDLGSTNGTTVNGAPVQDWQLADGDIVRAGHSEILVRIL
- a CDS encoding SIR2 family NAD-dependent protein deacylase, with amino-acid sequence MRYVVENSEKDMTKWEAATQNVLESGIQDDDISLLMSAATLVAQKIDALGEQAAANWLRSTVGSLKVESGEWIDAIGALACVVLTTNYDTLLEQRLNRATVDRTNIAGFQAAISAKTNDIVHLHGVWTNRDSVVLSSTDYHDVLADSAHQVLQQALSATKSIIYIGFGSGLDDPNFSKLLEWHLKTFPASEIEHYRLCRQNEVSELRKVHVNSNIETISYGEQYDDFPNFIAGLQIESEQSKKNSAGIVRDIPLEARVDMIGCLQNITRLTEETDFSDGISLNSIALPPILLPVPHAEYINQNGEHEDARVKRLDPDTECTQKGVTIVVGDEHSGLTTTLKWLAIRASELSSTKIPIYISFDERQPGAKPLNRLLRREALDKGIIEGRLDDLPELAVAIDDFSPYVSKISNNTLIEISNTATADFFIGCRTGDEAEIADRLKNLGIECKVRYVGKLNFSDVTALAKIAAPLSHHSVTQKIVSVLRAERLPRNPFTITLLISILLKGEVINSEASPTGILDQYINLLVGRGDPTVDTRHSVGAEQSITALSALSESFFRRECSILPESEAIEKISELINAYAWPETATDMLREFAEKRLISIRSGGVSFARSSYLHLFAAKWAQREPDFLDFILLNPLRFAPVVRHYAALMRRDERVIQVMTDLISDFKDGTNSPPVYEDLSKMDAPVSLVKYINDDTEGGFDSKTEEANLHETSMDPLDSLSDSDPSPFPELDESEISYLSRFRSALDTASAVVRDSDEVRDLKKKQDLLERVVHGWGSLLGLLSEDQLFIDLQKSIIDELKETDTEFFEEHAELLTELLQIIPCAIVAGGIENSLSSRKLLVTLDKISNNTEFFEDRMNAVSTSMLLYSIKEPGWLEKTEKAISGHESAWALNSFMLALYIDDYVNGNSSAIESSRLLDFSATMLADRWNYPSGRERTAAVDAFRNRLRNDKLSAARRAKSISAASTAIRSSLGTESR
- a CDS encoding FHA domain-containing protein FhaB/FipA; this encodes MQGLILQLTRAGFLLLLWLFVWAVLRTLRSDIYAGSGVRVPARYARAGKVLPSLGKTKVPRYLVVTQGALAGTRITLGAQPVMIGRADDSTLVLTDDYASTRHARLSQRGADWYVEDLGSTNGTYLDRAKVTTAVRVPLGTPVRVGKTVIELRP